The Trichocoleus desertorum ATA4-8-CV12 genome window below encodes:
- a CDS encoding pentapeptide repeat-containing protein encodes MKLKTLASASVLIALGATAVIYVPRAIRQGQVKELLATKQCQGCNLSGTNLQGLDLTGVNLAGANLASANLQGASLGNANLERANLEKANLERANLGCTALKFNLRADEDSADVSLNMESSDTAADPNRTLLNFNLNANPDGATLRFNLGGCANLEGANLKGATLPDGSVKL; translated from the coding sequence ATGAAACTGAAGACCCTGGCGAGTGCCTCTGTGCTAATTGCCCTGGGAGCCACCGCAGTGATTTATGTGCCTAGAGCGATTCGGCAAGGGCAAGTGAAAGAGTTGCTGGCGACAAAGCAATGCCAAGGCTGCAATCTGAGCGGCACGAACCTTCAGGGCTTAGATTTAACTGGCGTAAATTTGGCAGGCGCTAACTTAGCAAGCGCAAATCTCCAAGGTGCGAGTTTGGGCAATGCCAATCTGGAACGGGCGAATCTGGAAAAGGCCAATCTGGAACGAGCTAATTTAGGATGCACGGCACTCAAGTTTAATCTCCGAGCCGATGAAGACAGTGCTGATGTCAGCTTGAATATGGAATCGAGTGATACTGCTGCTGACCCCAACCGCACGCTGCTGAACTTTAATCTCAACGCCAATCCAGACGGAGCTACCCTTCGCTTCAATTTAGGTGGCTGTGCCAATCTCGAAGGCGCAAATCTCAAAGGAGCCACCCTACCCGACGGTTCCGTGAAGTTGTAG
- a CDS encoding DUF561 domain-containing protein, translating into MTILPTLQSAFEQGRALKIISGLHNFDAENVLAVAKAAELGGATFVDIAADPELVRQVRQAISLPICVSAVEPEQFVAAVEAGADLIEIGNFDSFYAQGRRFEAEEVLALTKATRALLPHITLSVTVPHILPLDQQVQLAEELVKAGADIIQTEGGTSSAPAHPGTLGLIEKAAPTLAAAAEISRAVSVPVLCASGLSSITAPLAIAAGAAGVGVGSAVNQLNSEVAMIAVVRSLVESLATVSRAQVTV; encoded by the coding sequence ATGACCATTCTTCCTACGCTACAAAGCGCTTTCGAGCAAGGCCGTGCGCTCAAAATTATCAGCGGTTTGCATAATTTTGATGCAGAGAATGTTTTAGCAGTGGCTAAAGCGGCTGAACTGGGTGGCGCGACGTTCGTTGATATCGCTGCTGATCCTGAACTCGTGCGCCAAGTGCGTCAAGCTATCAGCCTCCCGATTTGCGTTTCTGCGGTTGAACCTGAGCAATTTGTGGCCGCAGTCGAAGCGGGTGCTGACTTGATTGAAATTGGCAACTTTGATAGCTTCTACGCTCAAGGTCGTCGTTTTGAAGCAGAGGAAGTGCTGGCCCTAACCAAAGCAACTCGCGCGCTCCTCCCCCACATCACCTTGTCTGTGACGGTGCCTCACATTCTGCCCCTCGACCAGCAAGTGCAACTCGCTGAAGAATTGGTGAAAGCTGGCGCAGACATCATCCAAACGGAAGGCGGCACCAGCAGCGCTCCCGCTCACCCTGGCACCTTGGGCTTGATTGAGAAAGCAGCTCCCACCCTAGCAGCCGCCGCAGAAATTTCTCGTGCCGTGAGCGTTCCGGTTCTGTGTGCGTCTGGTTTATCTAGCATCACTGCACCTCTGGCGATCGCGGCTGGAGCAGCGGGTGTGGGCGTGGGTTCTGCCGTTAACCAGCTCAACAGCGAAGTTGCCATGATTGCGGTGGTTCGCAGCTTGGTAGAATCGCTTGCTACTGTAAGCCGCGCTCAAGTAACTGTGTAG
- a CDS encoding peptidase: protein MNRFNRLVRQYHRKIALVLALPLLLTVLTGMAYTILVEWFQQGAIAPTILSIHNGEILGLSGIYPILNGLGLLGLLATGLPMTSLFPKRRTQKEASDR from the coding sequence ATGAATCGCTTCAATCGTTTGGTGCGGCAATATCACCGCAAGATTGCTTTAGTTTTGGCTCTGCCCTTATTGCTGACGGTACTGACTGGCATGGCTTACACCATCTTGGTGGAATGGTTTCAGCAAGGTGCGATCGCCCCAACTATCCTCAGCATTCACAACGGAGAGATCTTGGGTTTAAGCGGAATCTACCCAATTCTCAACGGTTTGGGATTGTTGGGCCTGTTAGCCACTGGTTTACCCATGACCAGTTTGTTTCCAAAACGGCGCACACAAAAAGAAGCCAGCGATCGCTAG
- a CDS encoding PRC-barrel domain-containing protein, with product MTSDKIWQRSDLLGTQVITRDTGKRLGVVSQLWVDVDRREVVALGLRENLLSGVLGNMPQFMSLNSIRQIGDVALVDNDTALDDINIDGYSTLINSEVITETGEMLGRVRGFRFNVEDGKVYSLIIASLGVPLIPDQVVSTYELPIEEIVSSGPDRLIVFEGAEERVTQLTVGLLERIGIGRAPWEREEEEDYILPTTPAENQLGSGVRIPTMQQPLRTPQPVVEEAWSEDDWGGQPAPKQLRQQRQVEPAYYDEEDNWSEATDRDRYTSSYDDAYEDDFAGTYEEELVEDAWADDKPYKPQKLNIPEKTKAPEYEEEGF from the coding sequence ATGACATCTGACAAAATCTGGCAACGCTCCGATCTCCTTGGCACTCAAGTGATTACCCGCGATACAGGTAAGCGTTTGGGAGTCGTCAGTCAGTTGTGGGTGGACGTAGATCGGCGAGAAGTCGTCGCGCTCGGTCTTCGAGAAAACCTGCTTTCCGGTGTCCTAGGCAATATGCCTCAGTTTATGAGCTTGAACAGCATTCGTCAGATTGGGGATGTGGCCCTTGTTGATAACGACACCGCACTTGACGACATCAATATTGATGGCTATAGCACCCTGATCAACAGCGAAGTGATTACAGAAACGGGTGAAATGCTGGGTCGGGTCCGCGGTTTCCGGTTCAACGTTGAGGATGGCAAAGTTTATTCTCTAATTATTGCCTCCTTAGGGGTGCCGCTGATTCCTGATCAAGTCGTCAGCACCTACGAGTTACCGATTGAAGAAATTGTCAGTAGTGGTCCCGATCGCCTGATTGTCTTTGAAGGGGCAGAAGAGCGAGTCACACAACTCACCGTGGGTCTGTTAGAGCGAATTGGGATTGGCCGTGCCCCTTGGGAGCGCGAGGAAGAGGAAGACTACATTCTGCCTACCACTCCGGCTGAAAATCAACTGGGCAGCGGCGTACGGATTCCTACCATGCAGCAACCCCTGCGGACGCCTCAGCCCGTGGTAGAAGAAGCTTGGAGTGAAGACGACTGGGGAGGTCAACCCGCTCCCAAGCAACTGCGCCAGCAACGCCAAGTCGAGCCTGCTTATTATGATGAGGAAGACAACTGGAGCGAAGCCACTGATCGCGATCGCTATACCTCCAGCTACGATGATGCCTACGAAGATGATTTCGCAGGCACCTACGAAGAAGAGCTAGTAGAAGATGCCTGGGCAGATGATAAGCCCTACAAGCCTCAAAAGCTAAACATTCCAGAAAAAACCAAAGCGCCTGAGTACGAAGAAGAAGGATTCTAA
- the smc gene encoding chromosome segregation protein SMC: MVYVKRVELSNFKSFGGTTPVPLLPGFTVVSGPNGSGKSNILDALLFALGLSSSKGMRAERLPDLVNNQQTARGRSTVEASVTVTFDLEGELSNLAAENPNSENKFKLQSSESSDWTVTRKLRVTQQGTYTSNYYINGEPCTLTELHEHLNRLRIYPEGYNVVLQGDVTSIISMNPRERRAIIDELAGVASFDRKIIQAKDKLDAVKEREDRFRIVENELVVQRDRLAQDRVKAEKYQKLRKDLQAKEQWEGVLAWRTQQRQAQQLHQQIEAGDRQTTELAAQLTTVAAEVLQATTELEELNSRVKALGEEEQLALQATLATREAELRQLQRQQQDLTKASQETAASLTRTQQEIQENLKTLENLAQQQTAGMQSLAPLQKARDEAERALNQNREAASTIASASEAWVQQQTSLHQQIDTLLQSLEPQRTEQARLRERTTQLERQIQEQTQLLEAVTQEIAEKEAIATQQSETRDRLAQQVQELAQAVANVEQNLQIQKDTETRLLQEQREKHRRLDKLEAQAQAAQESQGTHATRLILQTGMPGVCGLVAQLGRVEPQYQLALETAAGGRLGQLVVEDDAVAAAGIELLKQKRAGRATFLPLNKIQAPRISSAPWERVGSGFVDYAVNLIECDPRYLDVFAYVFGYTVVFETLNDARRYIGKHRMVTLDGELLETSGAMSGGSSDSRYAIHFGKADPTESAEIVELKKRLQEIDRILNRCTNEIAKASVLAKQRSQELIEARQAYRENQLQVEQVQKELKSLTQQRSQLETQLQQNSQELTTAQTRLQTLETAIPAQEAQLQAWRQTLAELEQSQTHSEWQQIQVAIRAQEAQLHERELALRAAEQRLKDLENQQQRLQEKVQQGQTRLQEFRTQQEAQVNQQATLSEQRATLEQQIAQTQAELATLEKTLGVSKQARDRLERQLRERQTAQQQLEWQRQKLQETLLAQRQQLVELQQQLTEQQAELPDPLPELPENLGLEQLQQELRSLQKRIQAMEPVNMLALEEYDRTQTRLEELTQKLTILEEERTELLLRIENFTTLRQRAFKEAFDAVNANFQVIFAELSDGDGHLQLDDHQDPFNSGLNLVAHPKGKPVQRLASMSGGEKSLTALSFIFALQRYRPSPFYAFDEVDMFLDGANVERLARMIRQQAQQAQFIVVSLRRPMIESAERTIGVTQARGAHTQVIGIKLEPQSASV; encoded by the coding sequence GTGGTATACGTCAAGCGGGTAGAACTCTCTAATTTCAAATCTTTTGGTGGCACGACACCTGTTCCGTTGCTCCCTGGTTTTACAGTGGTTTCAGGGCCAAACGGATCGGGGAAGTCTAATATTCTGGATGCACTACTGTTTGCCTTGGGTCTGTCTAGTTCCAAAGGAATGCGGGCTGAGCGTTTACCTGATTTGGTCAACAACCAACAGACGGCACGGGGACGTTCTACGGTTGAAGCGAGTGTCACTGTCACTTTTGATCTAGAAGGCGAACTCTCGAACCTAGCGGCTGAGAACCCTAACTCGGAGAACAAGTTTAAGTTACAAAGTTCGGAGTCGAGTGATTGGACAGTGACGCGGAAGCTCCGGGTGACGCAGCAAGGCACCTACACTTCCAACTACTACATCAACGGGGAACCTTGCACCCTTACCGAACTGCACGAGCATCTGAATCGGTTGCGGATTTACCCGGAAGGCTACAATGTGGTGCTCCAGGGGGATGTGACCAGCATCATTTCTATGAACCCTCGTGAACGTCGCGCCATCATTGATGAGCTGGCTGGGGTAGCCTCTTTTGATCGCAAGATTATTCAAGCCAAAGACAAGCTTGACGCGGTTAAAGAACGGGAGGATCGCTTTCGCATTGTCGAAAATGAATTAGTAGTGCAGCGCGATCGCTTGGCGCAAGACCGCGTTAAAGCTGAGAAATATCAGAAATTACGCAAAGACCTGCAAGCCAAAGAACAGTGGGAAGGCGTGTTGGCTTGGCGGACACAACAGCGGCAAGCACAGCAACTGCACCAGCAAATTGAAGCAGGCGATCGCCAGACTACAGAGCTAGCTGCCCAACTGACTACGGTTGCGGCTGAAGTGCTACAAGCCACGACAGAACTAGAAGAACTCAACAGTCGAGTTAAAGCTTTGGGGGAGGAAGAACAACTCGCCCTGCAAGCCACCCTTGCCACTCGTGAAGCTGAGCTACGGCAACTGCAACGACAACAACAGGATTTAACCAAAGCGAGTCAAGAAACAGCGGCTAGTCTGACCAGAACACAGCAGGAAATCCAGGAGAATCTAAAGACTCTGGAGAACTTGGCTCAGCAACAAACCGCAGGAATGCAGAGTCTAGCCCCTCTACAAAAGGCGCGAGATGAGGCTGAGCGTGCCTTAAATCAGAATCGTGAAGCGGCCAGCACGATCGCCTCGGCTTCGGAAGCTTGGGTACAGCAACAAACCAGCCTGCACCAACAAATCGACACGCTGCTGCAAAGCTTGGAACCCCAGCGCACTGAGCAAGCGCGGTTGCGGGAACGAACCACCCAACTAGAGCGGCAAATTCAAGAACAAACGCAGTTATTAGAGGCGGTGACTCAAGAGATCGCGGAGAAGGAAGCGATCGCCACTCAACAAAGCGAAACCCGCGATCGTTTAGCCCAGCAAGTGCAGGAGCTTGCTCAAGCCGTCGCGAATGTTGAGCAAAATCTGCAAATTCAAAAAGACACCGAAACTCGTCTCTTGCAAGAGCAGCGGGAGAAGCATCGCCGCCTAGACAAACTAGAAGCCCAAGCTCAAGCAGCCCAGGAATCTCAGGGGACTCATGCCACAAGGCTGATTCTGCAAACGGGAATGCCCGGAGTCTGCGGTTTAGTGGCGCAACTGGGTCGGGTGGAGCCACAGTATCAGTTGGCGCTAGAAACGGCGGCGGGTGGTCGCTTAGGTCAGTTAGTCGTAGAAGATGATGCGGTGGCGGCGGCTGGGATTGAGCTGCTGAAGCAAAAACGCGCTGGACGAGCCACCTTTCTACCGCTGAACAAAATTCAAGCTCCCCGGATTTCTAGCGCACCTTGGGAACGGGTTGGCTCTGGCTTTGTGGACTACGCTGTGAACTTGATCGAGTGCGATCCGCGTTATCTCGATGTGTTTGCCTATGTGTTTGGCTACACCGTGGTCTTCGAAACTCTAAACGATGCCCGCCGCTATATCGGCAAGCACCGCATGGTGACGCTAGATGGCGAATTGTTAGAAACCAGCGGCGCGATGAGCGGGGGTAGTAGCGATAGCCGTTACGCCATCCATTTTGGGAAGGCTGACCCCACCGAATCAGCCGAGATTGTCGAGCTAAAAAAACGCTTACAAGAGATCGATCGCATCCTCAACCGTTGCACCAATGAGATCGCCAAAGCCTCTGTCTTGGCAAAGCAGCGATCGCAAGAACTAATTGAAGCTCGCCAAGCTTACCGGGAAAACCAACTGCAAGTGGAGCAGGTACAAAAAGAGCTAAAGAGCCTGACTCAGCAGCGATCGCAACTGGAAACCCAACTCCAGCAAAACTCGCAAGAGCTAACCACGGCTCAAACCAGGTTACAAACTCTAGAAACCGCGATTCCCGCCCAGGAAGCACAACTGCAAGCGTGGCGGCAAACTCTGGCTGAGCTAGAGCAATCCCAAACTCATAGTGAGTGGCAGCAAATTCAGGTGGCGATTCGGGCTCAAGAAGCACAACTGCATGAGCGAGAGTTAGCGTTGCGGGCTGCGGAGCAACGACTGAAAGACCTAGAAAATCAACAACAACGATTGCAAGAAAAGGTGCAACAAGGCCAAACCCGCCTGCAAGAGTTCCGCACACAGCAAGAGGCTCAAGTAAATCAGCAAGCTACCTTGAGCGAACAACGAGCCACGCTGGAACAGCAGATTGCCCAAACTCAAGCTGAACTGGCGACCTTAGAGAAAACCTTGGGAGTTTCCAAGCAAGCCCGCGATCGCCTGGAGCGACAACTGCGCGAACGGCAAACTGCGCAACAACAGCTAGAGTGGCAACGGCAAAAACTGCAAGAAACTCTCCTGGCTCAACGGCAACAGTTGGTAGAACTGCAACAACAACTGACCGAACAACAAGCAGAACTGCCCGATCCATTACCTGAACTGCCCGAAAATCTGGGTTTAGAGCAATTGCAGCAAGAGTTGCGATCGCTGCAAAAGCGGATTCAGGCAATGGAGCCTGTCAACATGCTGGCGCTAGAAGAGTACGATCGCACCCAAACCCGACTAGAAGAACTAACGCAAAAGCTAACCATCCTGGAAGAAGAGCGCACCGAACTACTTCTCCGCATTGAAAATTTCACGACTCTGCGGCAGCGAGCCTTTAAGGAAGCCTTTGATGCAGTGAATGCCAACTTCCAAGTCATCTTTGCCGAACTCTCCGATGGAGACGGGCATTTGCAATTGGACGATCACCAAGATCCATTTAATAGTGGACTAAATCTAGTCGCGCACCCGAAAGGTAAACCTGTGCAACGCCTCGCCTCGATGTCGGGGGGTGAAAAATCCTTAACTGCACTTAGTTTCATCTTTGCTCTACAACGCTACCGTCCCTCGCCGTTCTACGCTTTCGACGAGGTGGACATGTTCTTGGATGGAGCAAACGTGGAGCGATTAGCTAGAATGATTAGGCAACAGGCCCAACAAGCGCAGTTTATTGTGGTGAGTCTTCGCCGTCCTATGATTGAGTCTGCTGAGCGTACGATTGGTGTTACCCAAGCTCGTGGGGCGCATACTCAAGTGATAGGCATTAAACTAGAGCCTCAAAGTGCCTCGGTATGA
- a CDS encoding type II toxin-antitoxin system RelE/ParE family toxin — MQNEPPDQTFSEPIEEQDGKFIVQIELTPEFQQNLRKLAKRYRNIRFDIQPVIQEIQVGNLIGDRLTNIGKDYRVFKVRIQNRDIQKGKSAGYRLIYQVESSASVLLLTIYSKSDRDDISADEVRGILNEFYTSD; from the coding sequence ATGCAGAACGAACCACCTGACCAAACATTCTCCGAACCTATAGAGGAACAAGATGGGAAATTCATTGTGCAGATAGAGCTCACTCCTGAGTTCCAGCAAAATCTGCGCAAATTAGCAAAGCGTTATCGAAATATTAGGTTTGATATCCAACCTGTTATTCAAGAAATACAGGTTGGAAACTTGATTGGCGATCGCCTCACTAACATCGGTAAAGACTATAGGGTCTTTAAGGTCAGGATTCAGAACCGGGATATCCAGAAGGGTAAAAGTGCTGGCTATCGCTTGATTTACCAAGTTGAATCGTCAGCGAGCGTACTACTGCTAACGATTTACTCAAAGTCGGATCGGGATGATATTAGTGCTGATGAAGTTCGCGGTATCTTAAATGAATTTTACACAAGTGATTAG
- a CDS encoding PEP-CTERM sorting domain-containing protein has translation MQWRAIAYQVATVGSVLAIWGLQHASAQAALLVGNTAGNNVLIFDERTGKLGGEFIAAGSGGLISPDDLTFGPDGDLYVSSGDNFLGAILRYDGKTGQFLGRFDQGGALIRPYGSAFGPDGKLYISSFLTDQILRYDGQTGAFIDVFAAGNGQPNGLNGPNDLVFDAAGNLYVTTQGSIAAPGDGDGDGDVEPGEIAANFPGLPSQVLRFTNNNGVLSSTPTVFADQPQPLPLSFGFVSFLGLAIAPNGDLATTDFANGIRSYDLATGALKSTIATSYATFNDNGQPRSSNFIGNLTFAPDNKLYTVGFDSRNNNFGAILRYDGTTGQPLPSPGNTNAVFVATNSNLKRPIGITYAPISVPEPTTAVGLFAFGIAMTALSLRRDRKSPNT, from the coding sequence ATGCAATGGAGAGCGATCGCTTATCAGGTAGCGACTGTTGGCAGCGTTTTGGCAATCTGGGGACTACAACATGCTTCCGCCCAAGCCGCTTTGTTGGTTGGGAATACCGCAGGCAACAACGTTCTGATCTTTGATGAGCGTACAGGGAAACTAGGGGGTGAGTTTATTGCCGCCGGAAGTGGAGGTCTGATTAGCCCAGATGATCTCACTTTTGGCCCAGATGGCGATCTCTACGTCAGCAGCGGCGACAACTTTTTAGGGGCAATTCTGCGTTACGACGGCAAGACCGGACAGTTTCTCGGTCGCTTTGACCAAGGAGGTGCGCTAATTCGTCCCTACGGTTCAGCCTTTGGCCCAGATGGCAAGCTTTATATCAGCAGCTTCTTAACCGATCAAATTCTTCGATACGACGGCCAAACGGGAGCTTTTATTGATGTGTTTGCGGCAGGGAATGGCCAACCCAACGGATTGAATGGGCCTAACGATCTGGTATTTGATGCGGCTGGCAATCTCTATGTCACCACGCAAGGCAGTATTGCAGCTCCCGGTGATGGAGATGGCGACGGGGATGTAGAACCTGGTGAGATTGCGGCTAACTTTCCCGGTTTGCCCAGTCAAGTACTGCGCTTCACTAATAACAACGGTGTACTCAGCTCCACCCCGACTGTTTTTGCGGATCAACCACAACCGCTGCCTCTCAGTTTTGGCTTTGTGAGTTTCTTAGGGCTGGCGATCGCCCCTAACGGAGATCTGGCTACTACCGACTTCGCCAATGGTATCCGCAGCTATGACTTAGCCACAGGCGCACTCAAGTCAACGATTGCAACCAGCTACGCCACCTTCAACGACAACGGCCAGCCCCGCAGCAGCAACTTCATCGGCAACCTCACCTTCGCCCCCGACAACAAACTCTACACCGTGGGTTTTGACTCCCGGAACAACAACTTCGGAGCCATCCTCCGCTACGACGGCACTACAGGCCAACCTTTACCCAGCCCTGGCAACACCAATGCAGTCTTCGTTGCCACAAACTCCAACCTCAAGCGCCCGATCGGCATCACCTACGCCCCAATCAGTGTCCCTGAACCCACTACTGCGGTTGGTTTATTTGCCTTTGGCATTGCAATGACAGCCTTATCTTTGAGACGCGATCGCAAATCACCTAATACTTAA
- a CDS encoding alpha/beta fold hydrolase: MQVTQASSIAPLSGQYWQWRGQPIYYVRAGERSPHRPPLLLIHGFGASTFHWRKNVAGLSNDFEVWAIDLLGFGRSAKPNWQYSGELWRNQIHDFITEMIGQPTILGGNSLGGYAALSVAAQHPEDAAGLVLFNSAGPFSDAQPAPKKDPIREVFGSFVQSLFQQPWASYVVFQYTRQRSVVRQTLQKVYLDQAAITDDLVDDILRAASDPGAVDVFASVFKTPQGDKVDVLLGQLQCPLLMLWGEHDPWMNSRARSVKFRQHYPQLTEHFLNAGHCPHDEVPDQVNDLIRSWVNSLAS; the protein is encoded by the coding sequence ATGCAAGTTACCCAAGCCAGCAGCATTGCTCCCCTATCTGGTCAGTATTGGCAGTGGCGGGGCCAACCAATCTACTATGTCCGAGCAGGCGAGCGATCGCCTCACCGTCCTCCATTGCTGTTGATCCACGGCTTTGGAGCCTCAACCTTCCATTGGCGCAAAAACGTGGCTGGGTTGAGTAACGATTTTGAAGTTTGGGCGATCGATTTGCTGGGCTTTGGGCGATCGGCAAAACCCAACTGGCAATATAGCGGCGAGCTGTGGCGAAACCAAATTCACGACTTCATCACCGAGATGATTGGCCAGCCAACGATTTTGGGAGGTAACTCTTTGGGAGGCTATGCGGCCTTGTCTGTGGCAGCCCAGCACCCTGAAGATGCCGCAGGTTTGGTTTTGTTTAACAGTGCTGGCCCCTTTAGCGATGCTCAGCCTGCCCCCAAGAAAGACCCGATCCGAGAAGTGTTTGGCAGCTTTGTGCAGTCATTGTTTCAGCAACCTTGGGCCAGCTATGTTGTGTTTCAATACACCCGCCAGCGTTCTGTGGTGCGCCAGACGTTGCAGAAGGTTTATCTCGATCAGGCTGCCATCACGGATGATTTGGTCGATGATATTTTGCGAGCAGCCAGTGACCCCGGTGCCGTAGATGTGTTTGCATCGGTCTTTAAGACGCCCCAAGGTGACAAGGTAGATGTCTTGCTGGGACAACTTCAGTGCCCTTTGCTGATGCTCTGGGGCGAGCATGACCCCTGGATGAACTCTAGAGCCCGCAGCGTCAAGTTCCGTCAACACTACCCGCAACTGACTGAGCATTTCCTGAATGCTGGGCATTGTCCCCATGACGAAGTACCGGATCAGGTCAACGATCTAATTCGATCCTGGGTTAATTCCCTTGCGAGTTAG
- a CDS encoding DUF1611 domain-containing protein, whose product MRLSPKHRVAILLHEGIRGSQGKTGLSLLRYSDANIVAVIDQQCVGESLLDLTGIHRSAPIVAFVAEALAYKPDVLAIGIAPSGGILPEAWRQEIQQAIAAGVSVANGLHTPLAQDPELQALLRTDQWIWDMRQEPAGLTVGSGQARLLDCLRVLLVGTDMSVGKMSTALELHQTALQRGLRAKFLATGQAGMMLAGDGIPLDAIRVDFAAGAVEQLMLRSGTDQDIVFVEGQGSLLNPASTATLPLLRGSQPTHLVLVHRAGQTHIRNLPHVLIPPLPQVVELYETVATAGGAFAPAKVVAIALNTAHLDTGAAKQAIEQTQQETGLPCTDPVRFRADLLLDAILGDR is encoded by the coding sequence ATGCGTCTCAGCCCTAAACATCGCGTCGCCATTCTGCTCCACGAGGGAATTCGCGGCTCTCAGGGGAAAACAGGGCTATCCCTCTTGCGCTACAGCGATGCCAACATTGTGGCAGTGATTGATCAACAGTGCGTCGGAGAATCCCTGCTCGACCTAACTGGCATTCATCGTTCTGCGCCCATCGTGGCGTTTGTTGCTGAGGCTCTAGCTTATAAGCCTGATGTTTTGGCGATCGGGATTGCGCCTTCGGGTGGCATTTTGCCAGAGGCTTGGCGACAAGAAATTCAACAGGCGATCGCGGCGGGTGTTTCTGTAGCAAATGGCCTGCATACGCCCTTGGCCCAAGACCCAGAACTCCAGGCGCTCCTCCGCACGGATCAGTGGATTTGGGATATGCGCCAAGAGCCAGCAGGCTTAACGGTGGGTAGCGGACAGGCGCGATTGCTGGATTGCTTGCGGGTGCTGCTAGTGGGCACCGACATGAGCGTGGGTAAGATGTCTACTGCCTTAGAACTCCACCAAACTGCGCTACAGCGGGGCTTGCGGGCTAAGTTCCTCGCTACGGGTCAGGCGGGCATGATGCTGGCAGGAGATGGGATTCCTCTAGATGCAATCCGGGTTGATTTTGCGGCTGGCGCTGTGGAACAGTTGATGCTGCGCTCAGGTACAGACCAAGACATTGTGTTTGTGGAAGGCCAGGGTTCGTTGCTGAACCCTGCTTCTACCGCGACTTTACCGTTGTTGCGTGGCTCTCAGCCCACCCATCTCGTGCTAGTGCATCGGGCAGGACAAACTCATATTCGCAATCTCCCACATGTGCTGATTCCACCATTACCGCAGGTGGTTGAGCTGTATGAAACTGTGGCAACCGCAGGAGGAGCTTTTGCACCTGCTAAAGTTGTGGCGATCGCCCTCAACACGGCTCACCTAGACACAGGCGCCGCAAAGCAAGCGATTGAGCAAACCCAACAAGAAACGGGCCTCCCTTGTACCGATCCAGTTAGGTTCCGCGCTGATTTATTGTTAGATGCAATTTTGGGCGATCGCTAA
- a CDS encoding dipeptide epimerase, with amino-acid sequence MRIHVETFTVHKRFPLTISRGTTAQTTNVWVRVEQDGIAGWGEGSPFSVGETPQTTEAIALAQQLQQIAPALEPFHPLDRQQIELVLREAQLPSAAHAALDIALLDWLGHKVQLPLWQLWGLNRDRIVPTSVTIGINPPEVAQQRVKDWLQLTSAKALKVKLGSPDGTDADQAMLVAIREVAPPQIKISIDANGGWSLTNAIKMSQWLEQQGVTYIEQPLRRGQEQDLPELYERSPLPIFVDESCFTSRDIPPLSDRVHGINIKLMKSGGLTEAMRMVHTARACGLQIMFGCYSDSSLLNTAAAQLSAYADYLDLDSHLNLLDDPFKGATMQDGRLLPNDLPGLGVQHASQP; translated from the coding sequence ATGCGAATTCACGTCGAAACCTTTACGGTTCACAAGCGATTCCCCCTCACCATCAGTCGAGGTACCACGGCTCAAACGACGAATGTCTGGGTGCGGGTGGAACAAGATGGCATTGCAGGTTGGGGGGAAGGTTCTCCCTTTTCAGTGGGGGAAACGCCGCAAACGACAGAGGCGATCGCTCTCGCTCAACAGTTGCAGCAGATAGCCCCCGCCTTGGAACCGTTCCATCCCCTCGATCGTCAGCAGATTGAACTGGTTTTACGGGAAGCTCAACTCCCTTCAGCGGCTCATGCGGCTTTAGATATCGCGTTACTAGATTGGCTGGGTCACAAAGTGCAGTTACCGCTGTGGCAGTTGTGGGGGTTGAATCGCGATCGCATTGTCCCGACATCCGTCACCATTGGCATTAATCCGCCAGAGGTAGCGCAGCAACGGGTTAAAGATTGGCTGCAACTTACTTCGGCAAAAGCTTTAAAGGTCAAACTGGGTAGCCCCGATGGTACTGATGCCGATCAAGCCATGTTAGTTGCTATTCGTGAGGTTGCACCACCGCAAATCAAGATCAGCATTGATGCCAATGGTGGCTGGAGTCTCACTAATGCGATCAAAATGAGTCAGTGGCTAGAGCAACAAGGCGTGACCTATATAGAGCAACCCCTCCGTCGAGGTCAGGAGCAAGACTTGCCAGAACTGTACGAGCGATCGCCTTTGCCGATTTTTGTGGATGAAAGCTGTTTTACGAGTCGAGATATTCCGCCCCTCAGCGATCGCGTTCATGGCATTAATATCAAGCTGATGAAGTCGGGTGGGTTGACCGAGGCAATGCGGATGGTGCATACAGCTCGCGCTTGTGGCCTCCAGATCATGTTTGGTTGTTATTCTGACAGTAGCTTGCTCAATACTGCTGCCGCTCAGCTCTCCGCCTACGCGGATTATTTAGATCTCGATAGTCACTTGAATCTGCTAGACGATCCATTTAAGGGTGCCACAATGCAGGATGGACGTTTACTGCCCAACGATTTGCCTGGTTTAGGAGTTCAACATGCGTCTCAGCCCTAA